The following is a genomic window from Thioclava electrotropha.
GAGCCGGGCGTGACCACCGGGCCGCTCATCAACGCGGACGCGCTGGCCAAGGTCGAGGCGCATATCTCCGACGCGACCGAAAAGGGCGCGCAGGTCGCTGCGGGCGGGCATCGCTCGAACCTCGGGCGCACCTTCTTCGAGCCGACGCTGCTGACGGGTGTGACGCAGCAGATGCGGGTCGCGCGCGAGGAGACCTTCGGGCCGCTCGCCCCGCTGATCCGCTTCGAGACCGAGGCCGAGGCGATCGAGATGGCCAACGCGACCGAGTTCGGGCTGGCGGGATATTTCTACGCCAACGACCTCGCCCGCGTCTGGCGTGTGGCCGAAGCGATGGAGACCGGGATCGTCGGCGTGAACACCGGGCTGATCTCGACCGAAGTGGCCCCGTTCGGCGGCATCAAGCAATCCGGTGTCGGCCGCGAAGGCTCGAAATACGGGATCGAGGATTTCACCGAGCTGAAATACATGTGCCTCGGCGGGATCGAGTAAGCGCTGACCCCGAGAGATCAGGGCGAGAATAGAGAAGCGGCGGGCTTTCCCGCCGCTTCTTTCATTTTTAGAGGCCTGAAGAGCGGCTGCGCCCGGAGCGCGCCGAAGGCGCAGGGCGCGCGCCGGCCCGTCCCGACGGGCTGGCGCATTGGTGACCGCGCGCGACGCTCATTCGATGGAGGGGCGTGGCTGGCATAAAGCGCCTGCCGTCCAAGGTCGCGATGCGCCAGCCCACGGGCCGCCGCGCGCCCTGCTTTTCCGTCTGGATGGAAGGCTCGAGCGAGGGCAGGAAAGCCCCCTACTCGCCCATCAGCTCATTCAGCCGCTTGCGTTCGTCGTCAGAGAGATCGGGCTGAGCCGGGCCCTCGGACGCGGCACGGCGCGAGCGGACATAGAAGAACCCGCCGATCAATGCGACGATCAAAGCCCCGGGGCCGAGATACCACAGCAGCAGGTTCGCCCCGCGCTTCTCCGGCTCGAACAGGACATATTCGCCATAGCGGGCAGTGATGTAGTCGATCACCTGGCTATTGGTGTCGCCCGCCTGCAAACGCTCGCGCACCAGCAGCCGCAGATCCCGCGATACTTCGGCATTGGAGTCGTCGATATTCTCACCCTGACAGACCGGGCAGCGCAGTACTCTGGAGATTTCGCGCGCCCGCGCCTCGAGCGCCGGGTCCTTCAGGATCTCGTCGGGCTGCACCGCAAGCGCAGGCCCGATCGAGAGGAGCGCCGAAAGCATCAACGCCAAGGCAAAGAAGTTTTTCCTGAGCATCGTTTACTCCGCCGGAGACGCTTGCGACGGGGCGGCGCGCGATTTGCGCGCCCCCGCTGCCACACGGTAGCGGCGATCCGACAGGCTCAGCAGCCCGCCCAACGCCATGATGATCGCGCCCGCCCAGATCCAGTCCGCGAAGGGCTTGATATAGGTGCGCACCGCGTAGCCGCCCTGATCCTGCGGATCGCCGAGCACGAGGTAGATATCGCCCAGCGGCGTGGTGTGGATCGCGGCTTCGGTCGTCGGCATCCGCTGCACCGGATAGACGCGCTTCTCGGGATGCATGGTGCCGATCAGCTTGCCGTCCTTCTCGACCGTCATCGTGCCGGTGGAGGAGGTGTAGTTCGGACCTTTGACCTGTTCGACCTTCTGAAGCGTGATCTGGTAGCCGTCCACGGTGAAGGGCTCGCCGATCTTGGCGACGCGGATATCCTCGATCTGGCCCGCGGTCAGAAGACCGATCCCGATGAAGGTGATGCCGAGGCCCGCATGGGCGGTGGCCTTGCCCCAATCGGCGCGCGGCAGGCGCTTGAGGCGTCCGAAATTGCGCGCCGACCGCTGCCACAGCTCGGTCATGGCCCCGAAGACCAGCCAGCTGCCCAGGAACACCGCGACGAGGGCGAGCAGCGAATTGCCGCTCTCGACAGCCCAGGCGAGGCCGCCCACGGCCAGCGCCAGCACGAATGCCGGGATCAGCGGCTTCACCACGCGACCGAGACGCGCGCGTTTCCACGGCATCATCGCGCCGATCGGCAGGATCAGGGCGAGGATCACCATGAACGGGGTGAAGGCCTGATCGAAGAACGGCGCACCGACCGACAGCTTGCGGCCGAAGAACATCTCCGCGACCAGCGGCCAGACCGTGCCCACGAAGACCACGAGCGCCGCGACGGCCAGCAGGATGTTGTTGATCACCAGCGCGGTTTCCCGCGACAGCATCGAGAACACGCCCTTGGCCTGCATCGAGGTCGCGCGGAACGCATAGAGCGTCAGCGCCCCGCCCACGAAGAGCGCGAGAATGCCGAGGATGAAGATGCCGCGCTGCGGGTCGGAGGCGAAGCTATGCACCGAGGTGATCACGCCCGAACGCACGATGAAGGTGCCGATCAGCGAGAAACCGAAGGCCATGATCGACAGAAGGATGGTCCACGACTTCAGCGCCTCGCGCTTCTCGACCACGATGGCCGAGTGCAGCAGCGCGGCGGCCAAGAGCCACGGCATGAAGGAGGCGTTCTCCACCGGGTCCCAGAACCAGAAACCACCCCAGCCAAGCTCGTAATAGGCCCACCACGAGCCCAGCGCGATGCCGATGGTCAGGAAGATCCAGGCCGCCAGCGTCCACGGCCGCACCCAGCGCGCCCAGGTCGCGTCGACCCGGCCCTCGATCAGCGCCGCCACCGCGAAGGAGAACGACATCGAGAGACCGACATAACCGAGATAGAGGAAGGGCGGGTGGAAAGCCAAGCCCGGGTCTTGCAGCAGCGGGTTCATCCCCTCGCCGTTGAACGGCGGCTCTGCGAGACGCAGGAACGGGTTGGAGGTGAAGATGATGAAGCCGAGGAAGGCCACGCCGATCCAGGCCTGAACGCTCAGCACGCGGGCGCGCAGTCGCGGCGGCAGAGCGCCACCGAACACGGCCGCCGCCGCCCCGAAGAGCGACAGGATCAACACCCACAGAAGCATCGAGCCTTCGTGATTCCCCCACACGCCGGTGATCTTGTAGAGCATCGGCTTGTCGGTATGGGAGTTCGCCCAGACCAGCTTCAGCGAGAAGTCCGACACGACGAAGGCGTGGGTCAGCGCCGCGAAGCTCACCGCGATGAGCAAAAACTGCGCTGTCGCTGCGGGTTCGCCGACCGCCATCCAGCCGCGCCAGCCTTTTTGCGCGCCGACGATGGGCACGATGGCCTGCACGATGGCCACCGCAAAGGCGAGAATCAGGGCAAAATGCCCGAGTTCGTTGATCATGGGACTCCTCCTGTCGCGGGGCGAGAGCATAGAGATATACGGCCTTCGGGCCAAGGAGGATGCGCGCCGATGTCGCAACTTTC
Proteins encoded in this region:
- a CDS encoding heme lyase CcmF/NrfE family subunit; its protein translation is MINELGHFALILAFAVAIVQAIVPIVGAQKGWRGWMAVGEPAATAQFLLIAVSFAALTHAFVVSDFSLKLVWANSHTDKPMLYKITGVWGNHEGSMLLWVLILSLFGAAAAVFGGALPPRLRARVLSVQAWIGVAFLGFIIFTSNPFLRLAEPPFNGEGMNPLLQDPGLAFHPPFLYLGYVGLSMSFSFAVAALIEGRVDATWARWVRPWTLAAWIFLTIGIALGSWWAYYELGWGGFWFWDPVENASFMPWLLAAALLHSAIVVEKREALKSWTILLSIMAFGFSLIGTFIVRSGVITSVHSFASDPQRGIFILGILALFVGGALTLYAFRATSMQAKGVFSMLSRETALVINNILLAVAALVVFVGTVWPLVAEMFFGRKLSVGAPFFDQAFTPFMVILALILPIGAMMPWKRARLGRVVKPLIPAFVLALAVGGLAWAVESGNSLLALVAVFLGSWLVFGAMTELWQRSARNFGRLKRLPRADWGKATAHAGLGITFIGIGLLTAGQIEDIRVAKIGEPFTVDGYQITLQKVEQVKGPNYTSSTGTMTVEKDGKLIGTMHPEKRVYPVQRMPTTEAAIHTTPLGDIYLVLGDPQDQGGYAVRTYIKPFADWIWAGAIIMALGGLLSLSDRRYRVAAGARKSRAAPSQASPAE
- a CDS encoding cytochrome c-type biogenesis protein; its protein translation is MLRKNFFALALMLSALLSIGPALAVQPDEILKDPALEARAREISRVLRCPVCQGENIDDSNAEVSRDLRLLVRERLQAGDTNSQVIDYITARYGEYVLFEPEKRGANLLLWYLGPGALIVALIGGFFYVRSRRAASEGPAQPDLSDDERKRLNELMGE